One segment of Paraburkholderia sp. PGU19 DNA contains the following:
- a CDS encoding site-specific integrase, protein MTRRSISVEQFARSRISAVLALGQSKTALGSLVHNVITSVGTARNFEQCLRDFLRWRIAQGASIDWPVTRAEIEAYLLHESSRWRQKTLDQHRQALSLVYSVALTHLNAEVPTITEGRAYTLDEMERIARRQAPHNALATRIAFHAGVRAAELYELREAHELAREPNRPWRNDLFTGMPEGVIYRVTGKGGLARSILIPIELHVQLQSLRLDTPTPVIDRLVHREVRFQVGGGQATSESFSSASNQALGFSYGFHGLRHSYAQARLETLLSTGLDPLDCLEILSQELGHLRPDISLAYTTRRKSDVTEN, encoded by the coding sequence ATGACCAGAAGATCGATCTCCGTCGAACAGTTCGCACGCTCACGTATCTCGGCCGTCCTGGCCCTGGGGCAATCGAAGACTGCGCTTGGCAGCCTGGTTCACAACGTGATCACGTCGGTTGGCACTGCACGCAACTTCGAGCAGTGCCTGCGGGATTTCCTGCGGTGGCGGATTGCACAAGGTGCCAGTATTGACTGGCCAGTCACGCGCGCAGAGATAGAAGCTTATCTGCTTCATGAGAGCTCGCGTTGGCGCCAGAAAACCCTCGACCAACATCGCCAGGCGTTGAGTCTGGTGTACAGCGTGGCCCTGACTCACCTCAACGCCGAGGTTCCGACTATCACCGAGGGACGGGCGTATACGCTTGACGAGATGGAGCGGATCGCACGTCGTCAGGCACCGCACAATGCGCTCGCAACGCGGATTGCGTTTCACGCAGGTGTCCGGGCCGCAGAGCTGTACGAACTGCGGGAGGCCCACGAACTTGCGCGAGAGCCGAACCGTCCGTGGCGCAATGACCTGTTCACCGGGATGCCTGAGGGCGTCATCTACCGGGTCACTGGCAAAGGTGGGCTGGCGCGCAGCATTCTGATTCCTATTGAGTTGCATGTGCAACTACAGTCTCTGCGGCTTGACACGCCCACCCCTGTCATCGATCGCCTGGTGCACCGGGAAGTACGTTTCCAGGTTGGTGGTGGACAAGCTACTTCGGAATCCTTTTCATCAGCCAGCAATCAGGCACTGGGTTTTTCTTACGGGTTCCACGGCCTGCGACACAGCTACGCACAAGCTCGTCTCGAGACGCTCTTGAGCACGGGCCTGGATCCATTGGACTGCCTGGAGATTTTGTCCCAAGAACTGGGTCATCTCCGCCCCGATATATCACTTGCATATACAACTCGGAGAAAATCAGATGTCACGGAGA